The following proteins are encoded in a genomic region of Phycisphaera sp.:
- a CDS encoding ATP-binding cassette domain-containing protein, translating into MTDAVVSIRDIQKKYGGFGKKVHALRGVSMDVPRGSIFGLLGPNGAGKSTLVKILITAVKRSGGSGTLLGQPIGKKDALARVGYLPEHHNLPKHLTGRQVIEFFGAMGKMGRADRKKRADELLDLVRMREWHNKKVGGYSKGMRQRIGIAQALVSDPDLVILDEPTDGVDPVGRRDIRLVLQQMRDEGRTVFINSHLLGELEMVCDTVGIMHKGQVVSMGTIESLTEGMLRYEIEIEGELEAAGTMFGRALPEALGKGQSSLPPPTQGLAPPTETGLAKRIGMVGELSTGESVEVHGNRLWIGTTDAGTIQPVLDAIRAKGGVIKEVRTHRPSLEDLFMQAVADDDSPGAARGKEGARP; encoded by the coding sequence ATGACCGATGCGGTCGTTTCAATACGGGATATCCAAAAAAAGTACGGCGGGTTTGGAAAGAAGGTCCACGCCCTGCGAGGCGTGTCGATGGACGTGCCTCGGGGGTCGATCTTCGGGCTTCTGGGCCCCAACGGCGCGGGCAAGAGCACGCTGGTGAAGATCCTCATCACCGCCGTCAAGCGAAGCGGCGGCAGCGGCACGCTGCTGGGCCAGCCCATCGGCAAGAAGGACGCGCTCGCCAGGGTGGGCTACCTGCCCGAGCACCACAATCTGCCCAAGCACCTGACCGGGCGGCAGGTCATCGAGTTCTTCGGCGCGATGGGCAAGATGGGCCGGGCCGACCGTAAGAAGCGGGCCGACGAGCTGCTCGACCTCGTCCGCATGCGCGAGTGGCACAACAAGAAGGTGGGCGGGTACTCGAAGGGCATGCGCCAGCGCATCGGCATTGCCCAGGCGCTGGTGTCGGACCCCGACCTGGTGATCCTCGACGAGCCGACCGACGGCGTCGACCCGGTGGGCCGGCGCGACATCCGGTTGGTCCTGCAGCAGATGCGCGACGAGGGCCGGACCGTGTTTATCAACAGCCACCTGCTGGGCGAGCTCGAAATGGTGTGCGACACGGTTGGCATCATGCACAAGGGCCAGGTGGTGTCGATGGGCACGATCGAGAGCCTGACCGAGGGCATGCTGCGGTACGAGATCGAAATCGAGGGCGAGCTCGAAGCCGCCGGCACGATGTTTGGTCGTGCGTTGCCCGAGGCGCTGGGCAAGGGCCAGAGCTCGCTGCCGCCGCCGACCCAGGGCCTCGCACCACCGACCGAAACCGGGCTGGCCAAGCGTATCGGCATGGTGGGCGAGCTCTCGACCGGCGAGAGCGTGGAGGTCCACGGCAACCGCCTGTGGATCGGGACCACCGACGCGGGCACCATCCAGCCCGTGCTCGACGCCATCCGCGCCAAGGGCGGGGTCATCAAGGAAGTACGCACGCACCGGCCCTCGCTCGAGGACCTGTTCATGCAGGCCGTGGCCGACGACGACAGCCCGGGCGCGGCTCGCGGCAAGGAAGGGGCCCGGCCATGA
- a CDS encoding ABC transporter permease, which yields MITQTMALLVDAYRELCAKKLFWITMVLSVLVVLIFAMVGINEKGMKFLVWQLPADFGGATITSETLPPGLLYRTMFSSLAVPFWLSWVAVILGLISTAGMIPDLIQSGTIEAVLSRPIGRVRLLLTKFIGGLLFMTLQVGVFSALAFLVIGVRGGSWAWEIFLAVPIVVAMFSYLFAICVLLGLVTRSTIAALLLTMLIWMVIFIVNMGDGIAVSIHENIKAQQRVQEARIERMERNAGQVLLDEYNDERAAEGLEPVEALDPPPTDEDLESRDVRLASNKADLAELESGEQLASRWRGGIYATKTLLPKTQETINLLERWTVDREALQQLGGPPSEDDDERAMEEGQQATSDALGNRPLWWILGTSFAFEAFVLGLAMLIFKRRDF from the coding sequence ATGATAACGCAGACGATGGCGTTGCTGGTCGACGCATACCGCGAGCTCTGTGCGAAAAAGCTGTTCTGGATCACGATGGTCCTGAGCGTGCTGGTCGTGCTCATCTTTGCGATGGTGGGCATCAACGAGAAAGGGATGAAGTTCCTCGTCTGGCAGTTGCCCGCCGATTTCGGTGGGGCCACGATCACGAGCGAGACACTCCCGCCGGGGCTGCTCTATCGCACGATGTTCTCCAGCCTGGCCGTGCCGTTCTGGCTGAGCTGGGTCGCGGTGATCCTGGGGCTGATCTCAACGGCCGGAATGATCCCCGACCTGATCCAGAGCGGCACGATCGAGGCGGTGCTGAGCCGACCGATCGGCCGGGTACGGCTGCTGCTGACCAAATTCATCGGCGGGCTACTCTTCATGACGCTGCAGGTGGGCGTGTTCAGTGCCTTGGCCTTCCTGGTTATCGGCGTACGTGGCGGATCGTGGGCCTGGGAGATCTTCCTGGCCGTGCCCATCGTCGTCGCGATGTTCAGCTACCTGTTCGCGATCTGCGTGCTGCTTGGGTTGGTCACAAGATCGACGATCGCCGCGCTGCTGCTGACCATGCTGATCTGGATGGTCATCTTCATCGTCAACATGGGCGACGGCATTGCGGTCAGCATCCACGAGAACATCAAGGCCCAGCAACGCGTGCAGGAGGCCCGGATCGAGCGCATGGAACGCAACGCGGGGCAGGTGCTGCTCGACGAGTACAACGACGAGCGAGCGGCCGAGGGGCTCGAGCCCGTCGAGGCACTCGACCCGCCACCCACCGACGAAGACCTGGAGAGCCGCGATGTCAGGCTGGCCTCGAATAAGGCTGACCTCGCGGAGTTGGAATCGGGCGAGCAACTGGCAAGCCGGTGGCGCGGCGGAATCTACGCCACCAAGACACTGCTTCCTAAGACCCAGGAGACCATCAACCTGCTCGAACGTTGGACCGTCGACCGTGAAGCGTTGCAGCAACTCGGTGGGCCACCATCAGAAGACGACGACGAGCGTGCCATGGAAGAGGGGCAGCAAGCCACATCCGATGCCCTGGGAAATCGCCCGTTGTGGTGGATCCTCGGCACCAGCTTCGCCTTCGAGGCATTCGTGCTGGGGCTGGCGATGCTGATCTTCAAGCGGCGGGATTTTTAA
- a CDS encoding aldehyde dehydrogenase family protein, whose protein sequence is MTAPAAIAALSNPPSDLIGGVYHAIEGDSLVSHDPAQRGRVVWSGAPSVEHVDRAIAAARDALRTWSRWDIEKRAEVLLRYKALVQERAGDIADLIAQETGKAMWDCKGEASALAGKVDITLEQGAHAGRQRVAGFSLDLGGKKEGRCWFRPHGVMAVVGPFNFPAHLPNGHIVPALLMGNTVVLKPSDKVPAVGQLIIELMQQALDECDAPKGVVNLVQGKADVAQKLVNHDGVDGILFTGSWPVGRKILESNLDRPGRIVALEMGGNNGVLVMPDADLKQAAIEIARGAFVTTGQRCTCGRRLIVHEKVADKLIPAILKAAGAMVIGPPRSEAPVFMGPIIDDNARDAVLDFQVRAAKNGGEILMQATKPASLEDGSYVSPGVIRVDKFTAGDGDDAGCDVEVFGPMLRITTVSSYEEGIEQVNATRYGLAASIFTHDNDTIADFLADARAGCVNLNCATAGASSKLPFGGLGTSGNHRPAGAFALDYCAYPVAGMLERGDAAVVAPGMAFDDSWLA, encoded by the coding sequence ATGACCGCTCCCGCCGCTATCGCAGCCCTATCCAACCCGCCCAGCGACCTCATCGGCGGCGTGTACCACGCCATCGAGGGTGATTCACTCGTCTCGCACGACCCCGCCCAACGCGGCCGCGTCGTGTGGTCGGGCGCGCCCTCGGTCGAGCACGTCGACCGGGCCATTGCCGCCGCACGCGATGCGCTGCGCACGTGGAGCCGGTGGGACATCGAGAAGCGCGCGGAAGTGCTGCTGCGCTACAAAGCGCTCGTGCAGGAGCGGGCTGGCGACATCGCCGACCTCATCGCCCAGGAGACCGGCAAGGCCATGTGGGACTGCAAGGGCGAGGCCTCGGCGCTCGCGGGCAAGGTCGACATCACCCTCGAGCAGGGCGCCCACGCCGGCCGCCAGCGCGTCGCGGGCTTCTCGCTCGACCTTGGCGGCAAGAAGGAGGGCCGCTGCTGGTTCCGCCCCCACGGCGTCATGGCGGTGGTGGGGCCGTTCAACTTCCCCGCGCACCTGCCCAACGGCCACATCGTGCCGGCTCTCTTGATGGGTAACACGGTGGTGCTCAAGCCCAGCGACAAGGTGCCGGCCGTGGGCCAGCTCATCATCGAGCTCATGCAGCAGGCCCTCGATGAGTGCGACGCGCCCAAGGGCGTGGTGAACCTGGTGCAGGGCAAGGCCGACGTCGCCCAGAAGCTCGTCAACCACGACGGCGTCGACGGCATCCTCTTCACCGGCTCGTGGCCGGTGGGTCGGAAGATCCTGGAGAGCAACCTCGACCGCCCGGGCCGCATCGTCGCGCTCGAGATGGGCGGCAACAACGGCGTGCTGGTGATGCCCGACGCCGACCTGAAGCAGGCCGCGATCGAGATCGCCCGCGGCGCGTTCGTCACCACGGGCCAGCGCTGCACCTGCGGCCGGCGGTTGATCGTGCACGAGAAGGTGGCCGACAAGCTCATCCCCGCGATCCTCAAGGCCGCCGGCGCGATGGTCATCGGCCCGCCCAGGAGCGAGGCACCCGTGTTCATGGGCCCGATCATCGACGACAACGCCCGCGACGCCGTGCTCGACTTCCAGGTGCGTGCAGCCAAGAACGGCGGCGAGATCCTGATGCAGGCCACCAAGCCCGCTTCGCTCGAAGACGGCTCGTACGTCAGCCCGGGGGTCATCCGCGTCGACAAGTTCACGGCCGGCGACGGCGACGACGCCGGTTGTGATGTCGAGGTCTTCGGCCCGATGCTCCGCATCACGACCGTGAGTTCGTACGAGGAGGGCATCGAGCAGGTCAACGCCACACGCTACGGCCTGGCCGCCAGCATCTTCACGCACGACAACGACACCATCGCCGATTTTCTGGCCGACGCCCGCGCGGGCTGCGTGAACCTCAACTGCGCCACGGCCGGTGCCAGCAGCAAGCTGCCCTTCGGCGGCCTGGGCACCAGCGGCAACCACCGCCCCGCCGGCGCGTTCGCGCTGGACTACTGCGCGTATCCCGTGGCCGGCATGCTCGAACGCGGCGACGCGGCCGTCGTCGCCCCGGGCATGGCCTTCGACGATTCCTGGCTGGCCTGA
- a CDS encoding arginine N-succinyltransferase, protein MHTIRRAKIEDADTLLKLAKMVHFINLPPDRDIIVEKILRSRDCFKHVARGEPLQDVPKSRGNNNSSGGGGAGLKKTLSESELFVFVLEDSETGSLLGSSQLVSSMGGPGNPNVGFKVSERRFFSESLHMGMTHTVATLHLDESSPTEIGGLILQPAYRAHKDRLGRLLSFVRFHFMGVYRQNFADHVLAEMMAPISDAGDNTFWDAFGRRFINLSYDEADRFCQYSREFMFSLLPRDDIYLSLLPPKARQGVGQVGKDTVPARKMLEKLGFTYQGVIDPFDGGPHLQAITDDIPLVRSTEQIKLGKAAPASACKGMAIVSTLDNEGEYVALQSPFVRKGNTLCLPKDAMAALHAGEGDEVACTVINPMPTLDAPAQAPKTRSTHKKKTGTKKKTKK, encoded by the coding sequence ATGCACACCATCCGCCGCGCCAAAATCGAGGACGCCGACACTTTGCTGAAGCTGGCCAAGATGGTCCACTTCATCAATCTGCCGCCCGATCGCGACATCATCGTCGAGAAGATCCTCCGCAGCCGCGACTGCTTCAAGCACGTCGCGCGTGGCGAGCCGTTGCAGGACGTGCCGAAGTCTCGCGGGAACAACAACTCGTCAGGTGGGGGCGGGGCGGGCTTGAAGAAGACCCTCAGCGAGAGCGAGCTGTTCGTGTTCGTGCTCGAGGACTCCGAGACCGGGTCGCTGCTCGGCTCGAGCCAACTCGTCAGTTCCATGGGCGGCCCCGGCAACCCGAACGTCGGCTTCAAGGTCTCCGAGCGGCGGTTCTTCAGCGAGAGCCTGCACATGGGCATGACCCACACCGTCGCCACGCTGCACCTGGACGAGAGCAGCCCGACCGAGATCGGCGGGCTGATCCTCCAGCCGGCGTACCGCGCGCACAAGGACAGGCTCGGCCGCCTGCTCAGCTTCGTGCGGTTCCACTTCATGGGCGTGTACCGCCAGAACTTCGCCGACCACGTGCTGGCCGAGATGATGGCCCCCATCAGCGACGCGGGCGACAACACGTTCTGGGACGCCTTCGGCCGCCGGTTCATCAACCTGAGCTACGACGAGGCCGACCGCTTCTGCCAGTACAGCCGCGAGTTCATGTTCAGCCTGCTGCCGCGCGACGACATCTACCTGAGCCTGCTGCCGCCCAAGGCGAGGCAGGGCGTGGGCCAGGTGGGCAAGGACACCGTGCCCGCCCGCAAGATGCTCGAGAAGCTGGGCTTCACCTACCAGGGCGTCATCGATCCCTTCGACGGCGGGCCGCACCTGCAGGCAATCACCGACGACATCCCGCTGGTGCGATCGACCGAGCAGATCAAGCTCGGCAAGGCGGCTCCGGCCTCGGCGTGCAAGGGCATGGCGATCGTGAGCACGCTGGACAACGAGGGGGAATACGTGGCGTTGCAATCGCCCTTCGTGCGCAAGGGGAACACGCTGTGCCTGCCCAAGGACGCCATGGCCGCCCTGCACGCCGGCGAGGGCGACGAGGTGGCGTGCACGGTGATCAACCCCATGCCCACGCTCGACGCCCCGGCCCAAGCGCCCAAGACTCGCAGCACCCACAAGAAGAAGACCGGCACAAAGAAGAAGACCAAGAAATAG